The genomic segment GATCCCCAACAATGGGTCATCTAGGTGCAGACCCCAACGATGGGTCACCTAGATGCAGACCCCAACAATGGGTCATCTACATGCACGATATCTGCACACTCCTCCTATCCTAAATGATCATAGTAGGCAAAGGACAAGGAGATCAATTAGGATACTTACTGATATCATGAAGTACTGCTGTCCTAAATTCGTTGTGCTTGGTCCTCCTCAGCCTTTTGGTCAATCCGTCTGCCAGCTGTTGATCAGTGGGCACATAATTCAGCTCGATGTTGCCAAGCTCATGTTCCTGCCTAGTGAACTTCAGCTTCACATCTACGTGCCTGGTTCTTCCATTGAATCCCGGTGTTTTAGCCGAAACAATGGTCGCCTGGTTGTCGCAAAACCATGGGGTCTTGAATTGTTCGAGCCCTAGTTCCACCAGTAACCCTTTTAAGAAGTTGGCATGTCTGATACCTCGAGCCAGAGCGGTCCACTCTGATTCTGAAGTGCTCAAAACAATACTCCTCTCTGTTTTGGAAGACCAAGTGATCACCGTCTCCCCAAGCATGATGAGGTATCCAACGCAGCTTCTTCTGGTCTTCGTATCAGACGCGAAATCAGCGTCTGAATATCC from the Alphaproteobacteria bacterium genome contains:
- a CDS encoding Ty1/Copia family ribonuclease HI, which gives rise to MLGETVITWSSKTERSIVLSTSESEWTALARGIRHANFLKGLLVELGLEQFKTPWFCDNQATIVSAKTPGFNGRTRHVDVKLKFTRQEHELGNIELNYVPTDQQLADGLTKRLRRTKHNEFRTAVLHDISKYPN